One window from the genome of Clarias gariepinus isolate MV-2021 ecotype Netherlands chromosome 15, CGAR_prim_01v2, whole genome shotgun sequence encodes:
- the tomm20b gene encoding mitochondrial import receptor subunit TOM20 homolog B, which produces MMGGRTSAIAAGVGAALFVGYCIYFDRKRRSDPNFKNKLRERRKKQKAAQEKAGLSRLPDLKDAEAVQKFFLEEIQLGEELLAQGDYEKGVDHLTNAIAVCGQPQQLLQVLQQTLPPPVFQMLLTKLPTISQRIVSAQSLSDDDIE; this is translated from the exons ATGATGGGCGGAAGAACGAGTGCGATAGCGGCCGGGGTCGGCGCGGCGCTGTTCGTCGGGTACTGCATCTATTTTGACAGAAAACGCCGGAGCGACCCAAACTTCAAGAACAAGCTGAGAGAGC GAAGGAAGAAGCAGAAAGCAGCACAGGAGAAAGCAGGACTGTCACGG cTACCAGATTTGAAGGATGCTGAAGCTGTTCAGAAGTTCTTCCTGGAGGAGATTCAGCTGGGAGAAGAGTTGCTGGCTCAGG GAGACTATGAGAAAGGAGTGGACCACCTGACCAATGCCATAGCGGTGTGTGGTCAGCCTCAGCAGCTCCTCCAGGTGCTGCAGCAGACCCTGCCTCCACCCGTCTTCCAGATGCTCCTCACCAAACTGCCCACCATCAGCCAG CGCATCGTCAGTGCACAGAGCTTGAGCGATGATGACATCGAATAA